CGTCCCGCTCGGCGAGACGGTCGGCGAGCAGCTGGGCCTGCTCCTTGAGCAGCAGGTTCTTGCGGTGCAGCTCCACGAACACGGACACCTTCGCCCGCAGGATCCACGGGTCGAACGGCTTGGCCAGGTAGTCCACCGCGCCCGCCGCGTAGCCGCGGAAGGTGTGGTGCGGGCCGTTGGACACCGCGGTCAGGAAGATGATCGGGATGTCCTTGGTGCGCTCGCGCCGCTTGATGTGCGCCGCGGTCTCGAAGCCGTCGAGGCCGGGCATCTGCACGTCCAGCAGGATCACCGCGAAGTCCTCGGACAGCAGGGCTTTGAGGGCCTCCTCGCCCGAGGCGGCGCGCACCAGGGTCTGGTCCAGCGCGCCGAGCACGGCTTCGAGGGCGACCAGGTTCTCCGGGCGGTCGTCCACGAGGAGGATCTTCGCCCGTTCCGTCACCATCGCCTTCGCCTTCCGCCGCGGGCTTTCGGCCGAGGCCGAGCTGCCGTATCGAGCGAACCTTCCGTCCGCGCCTCTACCGTACCCGCCCCGGGCCGTCACTCGCAGTGAGCCAAAGACGAATCAGATCGAGCAATTGCCCGGTGACCACGGGCTTGGTGACGTATTCGGAGGCGCCGGCCTCGATCGCCTTTTCCCGATCCCCCTGCATCGCCTTGGCGGTCAGGGCGATGATGGGCAGGTCGGCGAAGCGCTCCATCCGGCGGATCGCGCGCATCGTGGTGTAGCCGTCCATCTCCGGCATCATGATGTCCATCAGCACCAGGTCGATCCGGTCCGAGCGCTCGAGCATGTCGATGCCCTCCAGCCCGTTCTCGGCGTAGCGCACGGACAGGCCGTGCTGCTCGAGCACGCTGGTGAGGGCGAAGACGTTGCGCACGTCGTCGTCCACGACCAGGACCACCTCGCCGTCGAAGCGGCCGGGGTAGCGGCTCATCCCGTCCAGGCCGAGGTCGCGCGAGCGCGTGACCACGGCGGTGGCGCGCGCGCCGTCGGCCGGGCGGTCGTCGGCGACGCCGAGCAGGCCGCGCTGCTCCGGAACCCGCATCCGCGGCACGCTGATGGCCTGGATCGGCGGCTCCATCGGCAGATACAGCGTGAACACCGAGCCGCGGCCGAGGGTGGACTGCACCGTGATCGCGCCGCCGAGCAGGTGCGCGATCTCGCGGCTGATCGACAGGCCGAGGCCGGTGCCGGCGTACTTGCGGCTGATCGTGCCGTCGGCCTGCTGGAAGGCCTCGAAGATGATCCGCAGCTTCTCCTCGGCGATGCCGATGCCGGTGTCGGCGACCTCGAACGCGACCGCCTTGGGCAGCGTGACGATGTCGTCGCCGTCGCCGACGTGGACCTGCTCGGAGACCGAGATGGTCAGCTCGACGGTGCCCTCCGCGGTGAACTTCGCCGCGTTCGACAGCAGGTTGCGCAGCACCTGCTGCAGCCGCTGCTCGTCGGTGTGCAGCTCGCCCGGGGCGTGCGGGTCGAGCCGGACCGCGAAGTCGAGGCCCTTTTCCGCGGTGAGCGGCCGGAAGGTCGCCTCGACGTACTCGACGAGCGACGAGAGGGCTATCGGCGAGGTCTGCACGTCCATCCGGCCCGCCTCGATCTTGGACAGGTCGAGGATGTCGCTGATCAGGCCGAGCAGGTCGGAGCCGGAGCCGTGGATGGTCTCGGCGAACTCGATCTGCTTGCCCGTCAGGTTGCCCTCGCTGTTGTCCGCGAGCAGCCGGGCCAGGATCAGCAGGCTGTTGAGCGGGGTGCGCAGCTCGTGCGACATGTTGGCGAGGAATTCGCTCTTGTACTTGCTCGCCAGGGCCAGCTGGTCGGCCCGCTCCTGCAGCGCCTGCCGGGCCTGTTCGATCTCGGAGTTCTTGACCTCGATGTCCTTGTTCTGCCGGGCCAGCAGCGCCGCCTTCTCGGCGAGCTCCGCGTTCGAGCGGCGCAGTTCCTCCTGCTGCGACTGGAGTTCCTCGGAGCGCTCCTCGAGCTGCGCGGTCAGCTGCCGCGACTTGGCCAGCAGGTCCTCGGTGACCGAGTTGGCCATGATGGTCTTCACGGTGACGCCGACGGACTCCAGGATCTGGTCCAGGAAGGCCAGCTGGATCTCGGTGAACTGCTCGAACGAGGCGATCTCGATCACCGCGAGCAGCTGGTTCTCGAACAATACCGGCAGCACGATCAGCGAGGCCGGGTCGGCCGAGCCGAGGCCGCTGCCGATGCGCAGGTAGCCGGCCGGCACCCGGGTCAGGTGGATCGGCTTGCGCTGCGCGGCCACCTGGCCGACCAGGCCGTCGCCGAGCCGGAAGGCCACGTCCACGCCGTCGGGGGCGGTCGCGGCCCGGCCGTAGCCGGCCAGCATCCGCAGCCGGCCGTTCTCCAGCAGGTAGAACGCGCCGTGCTGGCCGTCGACCACCGGGGTCAGCTCGGCCATGATCAGCTGGGCCACGGCCGAGGGGTCGCGCTGCCCTTGCATCAGGCTGCTGATGCGGGCCAGGTTGCCCTTGAGCCAGTCCTGGTCCTGGTTGCGCCGGGTGGTCTCGCGCAGGTTCGCGATCATCTGGTTGATGTTGTCCTTGAGCTCGGCCACCTCCCCGGACGTGTCCACGTCGATCTGCTGGGTCAGGTCGCCGCGGG
This genomic window from Actinospica robiniae DSM 44927 contains:
- a CDS encoding response regulator, whose amino-acid sequence is MTERAKILLVDDRPENLVALEAVLGALDQTLVRAASGEEALKALLSEDFAVILLDVQMPGLDGFETAAHIKRRERTKDIPIIFLTAVSNGPHHTFRGYAAGAVDYLAKPFDPWILRAKVSVFVELHRKNLLLKEQAQLLADRLAERDEAGRDGALLVAELAARLAAVEENARALEKLAADGPAESVLKSELTSTLDTLGSRLGRLRSALDALS